The following are encoded in a window of Rosa chinensis cultivar Old Blush chromosome 4, RchiOBHm-V2, whole genome shotgun sequence genomic DNA:
- the LOC112197206 gene encoding uncharacterized protein LOC112197206 has translation MIELGIISSVRLLMCVWDLFRGYRKFRFHNVKRVVPKSRRKAVWSAPPTRIVKINVDGSFHHLTRQGGVGFVIRDDQGVMLAGEAWPVRGLYSPEHAEILACNYALQFALDQDFGPFILETDALEVQRQLPMNGVANTSVLGRIFDDVVLLLESQSILGVKHIGRSGNTVAHQMAMYACSLRQEQFFFSAPSFLLAAIAADH, from the coding sequence ATGATAGAGCTTGGAATAATAAGCAGCGTGAGGCTGCTGATGTGTGTTTGGGACTTGTTTCGAGGTTACAGGAAATTTAGGTTCCATAATGTGAAGCGTGTTGTTCCTAAGAGTAGGAGGAAGGCGGTTTGGAGTGCTCCACCGACTAGAATTGTGAAAATAAATGTGGATGGATCATTTCATCATTTGACTCGTCAAGGTGGTGTAGGTTTTGTGATTCGGGATGATCAAGGGGTAATGTTAGCAGGAGAAGCCTGGCCAGTGCGGGGTTTATACTCGCCTGAGCATGCGGAGATCTTAGCATGTAATTATGCTTTGCAGTTTGCTTTGGACCAAGATTTTGGACCCTTCATCTTGGAAACAGACGCATTGGAAGTGCAAAGGCAACTCCCAATGAACGGCGTAGCCAACACTTCGGTGCTGGGCCGTATTTTTGATGATGTGGTTTTGCTCTTGGAGTCCCAGTCTATATTGGGAGTGAAGCACATAGGGAGAAGTGGAAACACGGTTGCCCATCAGATGGCCATGTATGCTTGCTCTCTTAGACaagaacaatttttcttttctgcaccATCTTTTCTGTTGGCTGCAATTGCAGCAGATCATTGA
- the LOC112196080 gene encoding 24-methylenesterol C-methyltransferase 2 produces the protein MESLTLFCTGALLAGGLYWFVCVLGPAERQGKRAADLSGGSISAENVQDSYNQYWSFFRRPKQIEASDKVPDFVDTFYNLVTDIYEWGWGQSFHFSPSVAGKSHKDATRLHEEMAVDLISVKPGARILDVGCGVGGPMRAIAAHSRANVVGITINEYQVKRARLHNNKAGLDSLCQVVCGNFLQMPFPENSFDGAYSIEATCHAPKLEEVYAEVFRVLKPGALYASYEWVTTDKYNGDDAEHREVIQGIERGDALPGLRTHVDIAEAAKRVGFEVVKEKDLAKPPSGPWWTRLKMGRIAYWRNHILVTVLSFLGIAPKGTVDVHEMLFVTADYLTRGGETGIFTPMHMILCRKPE, from the coding sequence ATGGAGTCTCTGACCCTCTTCTGTACTGGTGCTCTCCTTGCCGGTGGGCTCTACTGGTTCGTCTGCGTTCTCGGCCCAGCCGAGCGACAGGGCAAGCGGGCCGCAGATCTCTCCGGCGGCTCCATCTCTGCCGAAAATGTCCAAGACAGTTACAATCAGTACTGGTCTTTCTTCCGTCGCCCTAAACAGATCGAAGCCTCCGACAAAGTCCCCGACTTCGTAGACACCTTTTACAACCTCGTCACCGATATTTACGAGTGGGGTTGGGGCCAGTCCTTCCACTTCTCCCCCTCCGTCGCCGGCAAGTCCCACAAGGATGCCACGCGCCTCCACGAGGAGATGGCGGTCGATCTCATTAGCGTCAAACCCGGAGCTCGAATCCTCGACGTCGGGTGCGGCGTTGGCGGGCCCATGCGCGCCATTGCAGCCCACTCGCGGGCGAACGTCGTGGGGATCACGATCAACGAGTACCAGGTGAAGAGGGCGCGTCTGCACAACAACAAGGCCGGGCTCGACTCACTCTGCCAGGTCGTGTGCGGCAACTTCCTCCAGATGCCGTTCCCGGAGAACAGCTTCGACGGCGCGTACTCGATCGAGGCGACGTGCCACGCGCCGAAGCTGGAGGAGGTGTACGCCGAGGTCTTTAGGGTTCTGAAGCCTGGAGCGCTGTACGCTTCGTACGAGTGGGTGACGACTGACAAGTACAACGGGGACGATGCGGAACACAGGGAGGTGATTCAGGGGATCGAAAGAGGCGACGCCTTGCCGGGGCTGAGGACCCACGTGGACATCGCCGAGGCGGCGAAGAGGGTAGGGTTTGAAGTGGTGAAGGAGAAGGATCTGGCAAAGCCTCCCAGCGGGCCGTGGTGGACTAGGTTGAAGATGGGCAGGATCGCCTACTGGCGCAACCACATTCTGGTCACCGTGCTCTCCTTCTTGGGGATTGCACCCAAAGGAACAGTGGATGTTCACGAGATGCTTTTCGTCACCGCTGACTATTTGACCAGGGGTGGAGAGACCGGAATCTTCACTCCGATGCATATGATCCTCTGCCGGAAGCCGGAATAA